Proteins encoded within one genomic window of Candidatus Rokuibacteriota bacterium:
- a CDS encoding YaiI/YqxD family protein, with product MQIWVDADACPQVIKEILFRAAERAQVLTTLVANAPLRTPPSPFIRSVRVARGFDVADHRIVQEVQPGDLVVTADIPLAAEVIARGAHALDPRGELYSEDNVRERLAMRNLMQELRSTGAILGGPAPFDQSDRQLFANHLDHFLTRDRPA from the coding sequence GTGCAGATCTGGGTAGACGCCGATGCGTGCCCGCAAGTCATCAAGGAGATCCTGTTCCGGGCCGCCGAGCGGGCGCAGGTCCTGACGACGCTGGTCGCGAACGCGCCGCTCCGCACGCCGCCGTCACCCTTCATCAGGAGCGTGCGGGTGGCGAGGGGCTTCGACGTGGCCGACCACCGGATCGTGCAGGAGGTCCAGCCCGGGGACCTGGTGGTCACGGCTGACATACCCTTGGCCGCCGAAGTGATCGCGCGCGGAGCGCACGCGCTCGATCCGCGAGGAGAGCTCTACTCGGAGGACAACGTCCGCGAGCGCCTCGCCATGCGCAACCTCATGCAGGAGCTGCGCTCGACCGGTGCTATCCTCGGCGGCCCGGCGCCGTTCGACCAGAGCGACCGGCAGCTCTTCGCCAATCACCTGGACCACTTCCTGACAAGGGATCGACCCGCGTAG
- a CDS encoding DMT family transporter, giving the protein MTPDHPSVGRARALEHAAGRTRREGFWLVAAAALCWSTGGLIARLVGTGPWTTVFWRSVFCAAFLFSAVAIARRGRLAAVIRETGWPGVLMAACFATASICFIMALSRTSVANTLVIQSLSPFIAGLGGWLFLGERVRPRTWVAMGVALLGTVVMLSGSAGVGSRIGDLLALGTATAFAGATVVVRWHRTVPMPAAAALAAALGAVIAFIWADPSSASAGDLALLALFGIGQLGAGLLLFTAGARLIPVAEASLIGVLECVLGPLWVWLAVGERPGAFSLVGGAVILSALIAHTAADLVRPPQPPGARAD; this is encoded by the coding sequence GTGACACCGGATCACCCAAGCGTCGGACGCGCGCGGGCGCTCGAGCATGCGGCCGGGCGAACCCGCCGGGAAGGCTTCTGGCTGGTCGCCGCGGCGGCGCTCTGCTGGAGCACCGGCGGCCTCATCGCCCGCCTCGTCGGCACCGGCCCGTGGACGACGGTGTTCTGGCGCTCGGTGTTCTGCGCGGCGTTTCTCTTCTCCGCGGTCGCGATCGCCCGGCGGGGCCGGCTGGCCGCGGTCATCCGCGAGACCGGCTGGCCCGGCGTGCTGATGGCCGCGTGCTTCGCCACGGCATCGATCTGCTTCATCATGGCTCTCTCGCGCACCTCGGTGGCGAACACGCTGGTCATCCAGAGCCTGTCGCCCTTCATCGCGGGGCTCGGCGGCTGGCTCTTCCTGGGCGAGCGGGTACGCCCCAGGACGTGGGTCGCCATGGGCGTGGCGCTCCTCGGCACCGTGGTGATGCTGTCGGGCTCGGCGGGCGTGGGCTCGCGCATCGGCGATCTGCTCGCTCTCGGCACCGCCACGGCCTTTGCTGGGGCCACCGTGGTCGTGCGTTGGCATCGCACCGTGCCCATGCCCGCGGCGGCCGCGCTGGCCGCGGCACTCGGGGCGGTGATTGCCTTCATCTGGGCCGATCCGTCCTCGGCCAGCGCCGGCGACCTGGCGCTGCTCGCGCTCTTCGGCATCGGCCAGCTCGGCGCCGGGCTCCTGCTCTTCACCGCCGGGGCGCGGCTCATCCCGGTGGCGGAGGCTTCCCTCATCGGCGTCCTGGAATGTGTGCTCGGGCCGCTGTGGGTCTGGCTCGCCGTGGGCGAGCGGCCCGGGGCATTCTCACTGGTGGGCGGAGCGGTGATCCTGTCGGCGCTGATCGCCCACACTGCGGCCGACCTCGTCCGCCCTCCCCAGCCCCCGGGTGCCCGGGCCGACTGA